In Ruminococcus albus 7 = DSM 20455, the genomic window CAATGGTCAGTTTGCCTTCGTATTCTTTTAGCAGATCAACTTTTGTTAGCTCGTATATTGCATTATCGCCTTTATAGCATTCCGCTTCTTTTTCAGGCATTCCTTCGGGAAGCATATCTGGAGTGTCAGAAACATAATCACCAACTTTGTATATGGCATAAAGCTGAGCTAAAGTGCCTTTACCACTTATAAATACGACCCAGTATTCATAAACTTTTCCATTGTCAGCACACTCTTTGAAAACCTTATCAGAAAGTGCGTGTCTTATTAGCTTAACTTTTTTGGGATCCAGTCCTACTTTTTTCAGAATATCAGAAAAATACAGTATTACCATATTATTCCAGCCTCTCAAATCTCCTGAATGACTTTCCGTCCTTTTCAACTAACTCATTCCACATCTCAGCGGGGCGCACCCATACACCGTGTTCGCCGTAAAGCGCACGATAAACGACCATAGGTTCAAGTGTTT contains:
- a CDS encoding DUF1653 domain-containing protein — its product is MTYKEALNTIPKGKYRHYKGNEYEVLEIAQHSETLEPMVVYRALYGEHGVWVRPAEMWNELVEKDGKSFRRFERLE